A single window of Flavobacteriales bacterium DNA harbors:
- a CDS encoding cystathionine gamma-synthase, giving the protein MKFGTKAVHAGVEPDPTTGAIMTPIYQTSTYVQAAPGDHKGYEYSRTGNPTRNALEKAIAELENGTYGACFGSGLAAIDCVIKMLKPGDEVISTNDLYGGTYRLFTKIYEDFGIKFHFVPMGDDAAVKAKVNSNTKLIWVETPTNPMMNIIDIKAMAAVARSTGALLCVDNTFATPALQQPLDLGADIVMHSVTKYLGGHSDVVMGALVVRDEKIAEKMYFIQNSSGAVCGPMDSFLVLRGLKTLSIRMKQHCENGKAVANWLKDQPKVDKVYWPGFDSHPNHEVAKSQMSGFGGMVSFTLKENTVEAATKVLSATHLFSLAESLGGVESLIGHPATMTHAAIPKEEREKTGVVDSLIRLSIGIEDADDLIADLKVALG; this is encoded by the coding sequence ATGAAATTCGGAACGAAAGCAGTTCACGCAGGGGTTGAACCAGACCCGACCACAGGTGCCATCATGACACCAATTTATCAGACATCAACCTATGTGCAGGCTGCGCCAGGCGATCATAAAGGCTACGAATATTCCCGTACGGGAAACCCGACCAGAAACGCGTTGGAGAAAGCAATTGCTGAGTTGGAGAACGGAACATATGGTGCTTGTTTCGGTAGCGGACTGGCGGCCATCGACTGCGTTATCAAGATGCTGAAACCGGGAGATGAGGTCATCAGCACCAACGATCTTTATGGAGGAACGTACCGTCTTTTCACCAAGATATATGAGGATTTCGGTATCAAATTCCACTTTGTGCCGATGGGCGATGACGCGGCTGTGAAGGCAAAGGTGAACAGCAATACCAAGCTCATTTGGGTGGAAACACCGACCAATCCGATGATGAACATCATCGACATCAAGGCCATGGCCGCGGTGGCAAGATCTACCGGAGCGCTGCTTTGCGTGGACAACACATTTGCCACGCCTGCATTGCAGCAACCGCTCGATCTTGGAGCCGACATCGTGATGCATTCGGTGACCAAATATCTGGGTGGACATTCGGATGTGGTGATGGGCGCGTTGGTGGTCCGGGATGAGAAAATAGCTGAGAAGATGTACTTCATTCAGAACAGTAGTGGTGCCGTTTGCGGCCCGATGGACAGCTTTTTGGTGCTACGCGGATTGAAGACGCTTTCCATCCGGATGAAGCAGCATTGCGAGAACGGGAAAGCCGTGGCAAACTGGTTGAAAGATCAACCGAAAGTGGATAAGGTCTATTGGCCAGGGTTTGATTCGCACCCGAATCACGAAGTGGCAAAAAGCCAAATGAGCGGATTCGGAGGAATGGTCTCATTCACATTAAAAGAAAATACCGTGGAGGCAGCTACGAAAGTGCTTTCTGCAACTCACTTGTTCTCATTGGCCGAAAGTTTGGGCGGTGTAGAATCGCTGATCGGACATCCGGCAACCATGACACACGCGGCCATTCCGAAAGAAGAAAGGGAAAAGACCGGAGTGGTGGATTCGCTCATCCGTTTGAGCATTGGAATTGAAGATGCGGACGACCTTATCGCTGACCTCAAAGTCGCACTTGGGTAA
- a CDS encoding glycosyltransferase produces MDVLIIGAVWPEPTSSAAGVRMMQLVELFAEQGWRITFASAASETEHSADLAALGIKKVAIELNDSSFDSFVKKLNPQMVLFDRFMTEEQYGWRVALKCPNAMRVLDTEDLHFLRHARHEVLKEGREFQPKELFNDMAKREVASIYRCDLSLIISSYEMGLLETIFNVDDSLLHHLPFMLEPISGEQQDNWARWGERLHFVSIGNALHPPNWDAMRYLKAKIWPAIRKALPTVEMHVYGAYPTEQVRALKDPKMGFKIMGRTEDSKEVIGSARVMLAPLRFGAGLKGKLVEAMQCGTPSVTTDIGAEGIQEGLPWSGTIANTPIKFAKAAVELYKNRELWVEAQNNGVEIIDKVFPKAKLGQELITRIEKVHDDLKAHRQRNFIGSMLMFHNQRSTEYMGRWIEEKNANSGRRRKMVQ; encoded by the coding sequence CGCATGATGCAGCTGGTAGAACTGTTTGCAGAGCAAGGTTGGAGGATCACCTTTGCAAGTGCCGCAAGCGAAACGGAGCATTCGGCCGATCTTGCAGCTCTGGGAATTAAAAAAGTCGCCATTGAGCTGAACGATTCCTCGTTCGATTCTTTTGTGAAGAAACTGAACCCACAAATGGTGCTTTTCGATCGGTTTATGACCGAAGAGCAGTACGGCTGGCGCGTGGCACTGAAATGTCCGAACGCCATGCGGGTGTTGGACACAGAGGATCTGCATTTTTTGCGGCATGCGCGCCATGAAGTTTTGAAAGAAGGCCGCGAGTTTCAACCGAAGGAACTTTTCAACGACATGGCCAAACGCGAGGTAGCCAGCATTTACCGTTGCGACCTTTCACTCATCATCTCATCATACGAGATGGGGCTGCTGGAAACCATTTTCAATGTGGATGATTCGCTGTTGCATCATCTGCCGTTCATGCTCGAACCGATAAGTGGAGAACAACAGGATAATTGGGCGCGCTGGGGCGAACGGCTTCATTTCGTTAGCATCGGCAATGCCTTGCATCCACCGAACTGGGACGCCATGCGTTATCTGAAAGCGAAGATCTGGCCGGCCATCCGTAAGGCATTGCCAACCGTAGAAATGCATGTTTATGGAGCATACCCAACAGAGCAGGTGCGCGCCTTGAAAGATCCGAAAATGGGTTTTAAGATCATGGGTCGCACAGAAGATTCCAAAGAGGTGATCGGGAGTGCACGGGTCATGTTGGCCCCATTGCGTTTCGGTGCCGGGCTAAAAGGTAAACTGGTGGAAGCCATGCAATGCGGGACGCCAAGTGTTACGACTGATATCGGGGCGGAAGGAATACAGGAAGGACTTCCTTGGAGTGGAACAATTGCCAACACGCCCATCAAATTTGCCAAGGCGGCCGTAGAACTTTACAAGAATCGAGAACTATGGGTGGAGGCGCAGAATAATGGTGTGGAGATCATCGATAAGGTCTTTCCAAAAGCCAAACTCGGCCAAGAGCTCATTACGCGTATCGAAAAAGTGCATGATGATCTGAAGGCGCACCGCCAGCGCAATTTCATCGGTTCCATGCTGATGTTCCACAACCAACGCAGTACAGAGTACATGGGGCGATGGATTGAGGAGAAGAATGCCAACTCCGGTCGTAGGCGCAAAATGGTTCAATAG
- a CDS encoding nitroreductase family protein: MADLKDGFIRYEPQQFSEQEMRQRAEEFYQFMDKRRSLRAFSNKPVPRDVIENLIRTASTAPSGAHMQPWTFCAVSSAEIKTKIREAAEKEEYENYHGRMSDRWLKDLEPFGTDHIKPFLGIAPWLIIVMKRSYEFIDGEKKNNYYATESVGLATGFLLAAIHNAGLVALTHTPSPMNFLSKVLGRPENEKPFLLIPIGYPAKDAVVPNLKRKPLEEVAVFY; encoded by the coding sequence ATGGCAGATTTGAAAGACGGTTTCATCCGTTACGAACCACAGCAGTTTTCTGAACAGGAGATGCGCCAACGGGCGGAAGAGTTTTACCAGTTCATGGATAAACGCAGGTCGTTGCGCGCGTTCTCAAACAAACCTGTTCCGAGAGATGTGATAGAGAATCTGATCCGAACCGCATCAACTGCACCGAGTGGCGCGCACATGCAACCGTGGACGTTCTGCGCGGTGAGTTCTGCGGAGATCAAAACAAAGATCCGCGAAGCTGCCGAGAAAGAGGAATATGAGAACTACCATGGCCGCATGAGCGACCGTTGGCTGAAAGACCTTGAACCGTTCGGTACCGACCACATCAAACCGTTTCTGGGAATTGCCCCATGGCTCATCATCGTCATGAAGCGTTCTTACGAGTTCATAGATGGAGAAAAGAAGAACAACTACTACGCAACGGAAAGTGTCGGTCTGGCCACAGGTTTTCTGTTGGCTGCCATCCACAATGCAGGTTTGGTGGCCTTGACGCACACGCCAAGCCCTATGAATTTCCTTTCGAAAGTGCTGGGCAGGCCAGAGAACGAAAAACCGTTTCTTCTGATTCCAATAGGCTATCCTGCCAAGGATGCAGTCGTTCCCAACCTGAAGCGGAAACCGTTGGAGGAAGTGGCTGTTTTCTATTGA